The following is a genomic window from Halobellus ruber.
GTCGCGGCTCGCGTTGTCGGGGTCGACCTCGACGACCCACGCGTCGGTCCCGTCGAGGGTCTCACGTCCCGTCCGGGTCGCCGTGGTGTTGGCCTCGGTCCAGTCGAAGGCGAACGACCGGAGCCGTTCGGTCACGTTCCGGACGCTCTCGTTGTCCCAGTCGTGCGGGTACGCCGCCGACTCGTTCGCGTACGAGGCGTTGTGGGTCATATTGCCGGCGTGCGTGTCGTTCGAGATCACGCGGGTGATCCCCGTCCGTTCGTCGTGGATCCACGCGACGGAGCCGTTCGTCCCCGCGATCACCGTGCGGTTGTCGGCCGACACGGACACCCTGGAGGCGTTGCCCTCGCCGAACGTGAACGAGGTGTTGTACTGCCGCTGGGTCGTATCGTTTGCGACCGTCACCGTCGCGGTCCCGACGACCGTCTCGGCGTTCTCGTACTGCGCTTCGGCGTCGTCGAGGATAGCGTCGCCGGAGGGGTCGCCGACGTCGGCGATCCCTAACCCCGCGACGACGGCGACGCCGACGAACAGCAGCGCGGCCGCGACGACGATCGCGCCGGCGGCGCCCCTGTCGCCCTCGTGGGTCTCTCGCATCACCCGTGATACGGAACCAATCCATATACACTCTGCGGTGAAGCGAGTAGCGACCCTCCGCCGGGTTCCGGACCGTCGCGTCCTCTCGGCGTCGATCCGACGATCTCGGGCGGACCCCGAACGGGGGAGGCGTTTTCACGTTCCGGTTCTAACGGCGGTCGATGCGTTCACCACCGAACGGCCCGGGTGCCGGGAGCGCGGCCGGGCCCGATCCGGCGCCGGACCCGGCGGCCGCCGATCCGGTCGTGTCGCTCGACGGCGTCACGAAGACCTACCAGCTTGGGGGCACTGTCACCGCGCTCGACGACGTGTCGGTTTCCCTCGATGCCGGCTCCTACACCGCGGTGATGGGGCCGAGCGGGTCGGGGAAGTCGACGCTTCTCAACCTGATCGGCGGCCTCGACACCGCCGACACCGGGACCGTGCGCGTCGACGGCGTCGACCTGGGGTCGGTCTCCGAGTCGCAGCGTGCGGCGAAGCGCGGGACGGCGATCGGGTTCGTCTTCCAGACGTTCAACCTGATGCCGCGGCTGACCGCCGTCGAGAACGTCGCGCTCCCGCTGGTGTTCGACGGGTGGACGCGTAGCGAGCGGCTGGAGCGCGCCCGGCAGATGCTCGACGACGTCGGGCTCGGCGACCGCCACGACCACAAGCCCGCGGAACTCTCCGGGGGCCAGCGCCAGCGGGTTGCCATCGCCCGAGCACTCGCTCCGAACCCGTCGCTACTCCTGGCGGACGAGCCGACCGGCAACGTCGACACCGACACCGGTGCGGCGATCATGCGGCTGCTCGCGGACATCCACGACCGCGGGAACACCATCCTGCTCGTGAGCCACGCCCGCCGGATCGCCGAACACGCCGAGCGGATCGTCCACGTCAGGGACGGGCGGCTGGAACGGGTCGAGACCGTCGGCCGGCGTCGACCACACGGGAGCGACGACGGGGGTACAGGGTCCGAGAGCCGGGTAGCCGGCGGGCGGACAGCGGGGACCGATGGATCCGAGTGAGGCGCTCCGGATCGCGACCCGCTCGATCCGCGCCCACCGGCTCCGGTCGGGGCTGACGGTCGTCGGGATGGTGATCGGGATCGCGTCGGTCGTCGCGTTCGCCACGTTCGGCGCGAGCGTCCAGGCGGCGGTGATCGGCGACATCGGCGAGACCAACGCCAACAACGTGTTCGTGACGCCCGCAAGCGTCGAGGACGACTCCCCGGGCGGCGAGGAACTCGCCGCGACCCGGCCGGTGTTCACGGAGATCGACGTCGAGCGGCTCCGCGAGGCGCCGGGAGTCGACGCGGTGATCCCGCAGGGGTTGGTCGGCCTCTCCTCGGTCACGTACGGGAACCAGACCGTCGCCCAGCGGCAGGCTACCGCGACCGTTCCGGCGACGTTCACCCCTGCCGACACCGTCGCCGGCCGGGGCTTCGAGTCGGGCGCGTCGGAGGCCGTCCTCAACGAGGCCGCCGCCCGGTCCTTCGAGCGGAACGTCACCGTCGGTTCGACGCTCCAACTCACGCTGGCGTCCGGTGACACCCGGAACGTCACGGTGGTCGGGATCGTCTCCGGCACGCGCGGCGGCTTCCTCTCGGGGTTCGGCGACGAACAGCCCCGGATCTACCTCCCGGTCGACCCGTTCTACTCGACGGTCGTCGAGAGCCCCTCGGTCGGCGCCGACGTTCGGGTCTACCCGCAGCTCACGGTGGTCGCGGAACCCGACGCGGTCCCGGCGGTGAAGGATCGGACCGAGGCCTACCTCACCGGCGGGTCCGACGCCGCACAGCTGCTCGCGGAGGGCGTCGAGATCAGAGTGCAGACCAGCGAGGACGTCGTGGGCGCGATCCAGGACGTGATCTCCCAGATCACCCGGTTCGTGACCGGGATCGCGGTGATCTCGCTCGTGGTCGCCGCCATCGGCATCGCGAACATCACCCTGGTCTCGGTCACCGAGCGCACCAAGGAGATCGGGATAATGAAAGCCGTCGGGGCGACCAACCGCGACACGATGCAGCTGTTCCTCACCGAATCGGTGCTTCTGGGTACTCTGGGAGCGGTGCTCGGCGTCCCGGTCGGCCTCGCCGTCGCGCTGGGGGCGACGCGGTTCGCGGACGTGGGGTTCACGCCGGCCGTCGACTGGATCGGGTTCGCCGTCGTGGTCGGGATCGGCGTCGGGATCGTCGCCGGACTTTACCCCGCCTGGCGCGCGTCGAAGGTCGACCCGATCGACGCGTTGCGGTACAAGTAGTTCTCGGATTCGATACTGGTGCGAAATCGGACGGACTGGTTCAGAGCGCCCCTCGACCCTCTATATCGCCGTTTAGGGCCAAATACGTCCACCGATCGCCACCGTTATCAATATTCGAAACTGAAAATAAGGTATTTATCCGGCCTTCCATTCGACCAAGGTGAGTCGGAGCGGAAGCGGGAATGCAGGACGACGTGAGCCGCAGGTGTCGCCGTGGTGTCGGCGGTAGGGGCGCACTCCCCGGGTACGTATCCGCCGACGAGCGTCGCGTCCGGCGTTCGACTGCCGATGTGGGCCTGTTGTCACGACCGACCTCCGCCCGGGTGCTCAGTTCGACGCTGTGGCTCCGGCGGCGGACGGACTCGTCCGTTCCCACCGCGCCGACTCGAGAGGAAGTACTCGATGGAACACGATGGCTTGTTTCAGCTCGTTGTGATGGTATCGCTTCTGCTCGTCGCTCTCGTGGGCAGCACAACCTTCGCCGGCGTCGCCGCCGCGGATCAGGGGAGCGTCTCCTTCGACGACTCGTCCTACGCGGACGGCGATACCGTGACTGTCACCGTCGAGGACGGTGACCTTTCGACGACGGAGGAGTACGTCGTCAACGTTCAGTCGGATACTGAGGGGCAAGTATCAGTAACTGGAGAACGTCCTGGCTCATCTACTACTTACACTACAGACGTGAGTGTAGCTGATGAGAACGACGATAATAAAATAACAAAATCAGACATAGAGTACGAAGACAGAGATGCTGGAGGCAATGTAATCTCCTCGCTCAGTCGGAACAGAAACGGAACTGTCACAATAACGTTTCAGAATCCTCCCGGAACAAATGATGCTCTGTACTACACAAGGGGAGAAACAGTCGCCCTAACACATAATAAAAATAACCAGTTCACCGGGAGTACGGAAGTCAGTAGCACAGACTCTGTCGGCACACTTCACGTCGCTGAAGGAGGTATAATCAATGCTTCCTATTTTGATAACACCCAATCAAGAGACCTAACGACGACAGCAATAATCAATAACGATCCCGAACCGCTCTCCCTCGGACCTATCACCGAGTTCTCGGCCGACTCGCTGAACGGTACGACGCTCACACACACCGCGAGCGTGATCGAGATCCCGTTCAGCGAGGACGTCTCGAAGGCCGGTGGGGCGTCGGGGGACCTGACGCTCGGCGCCAACCTCACCGTCACGGTCGACGGCGAGAACGTCACCGACCGATACGTGCTGGACGCCGACGGAGCCGCTGACGGTCAGGTCGTGGTGACCTCGGCGACGGCGGTCGATCCCGGCGCGACGGTGGCCGTCACGGTCGATGCCGTCAACGACTCCGCCGACACCGAGACCATCGCGCCCGGGACCGTCGACGCCGCCGTAACGGACGCGACCGTCGCCGAGGGCGACGACGCCGACGCCTACGAAAACGAGACCGTTACCTTCGTTGCGGCCGAGCCGAACCGGGCGTTCGACGCCTCCAACGACTCCGGCGCGCTCGTGTTCACCGGCCGGACCGGCGCCGGGAGCCAGGTGTTCGCGTTCGACACTGCCGCGCGGAACTGGAGCGGCGGGTACGCCATCGAATCGACCGATTCGGGCGGCGGCGTCGCGGCGACGACCGGCGTTACTGTGCGTGACCTGGGTCTCGCGGTCGACGTCACGGACCGGAACGTCACCACCACCCGAGGGATCGATGCCCGGGTCTCGGCCGTCGAGAGCGGTCGGCCCGTCGAGGCGACCCTGGTGGCTGCGGACGGTGCGGTCGTCGACCGCCGGAACCTGACTACCGGCGGCAACGGCGACGTTACCGCCGAGTTCGGGGGCGACCCGCTCGTCGAGGCCGGCCCCGGAAACTACACGGTCAACGTCACCGACGGGGCCACGGCCACGGCAGTCGGCTCCGGCCGGATCCGCGTCGTCGACCCCGACGAGCGGACGGCGACCTTCGACACCAGCGTCGTCACGGAGCACGCCGGCGACGTGGCGACCTTCGATCTCGAACTGCGGTACGCCGACGTGGCGACGGTGACCGTCGGCAGTCCCGAGGTGGGATTCCGCGCGAACGTGACGGTCGAGGACCGCGACGACGACGGCACCGTTCGGCTGCGGTTCAACGCCGCCGCGGCGGCCGACGCGACCACCCTCCCCGACGACGGCGGCGATGTGTTCGCGACCACGACGGATGGCAACGCCTCCCGCGAGGCCGACGCCGTCGTCGCTGCCGACATCGACGACAGTCACGCGGCGTCCGGGTCGCTCGATCCCGGCGACTACGGGCTGACGGTTCGGCCGGGAGCGGACGCGAGCGAAACCGGAACCGGCGTGGGGACGCTCGTGGTGCGGGAGCCCTCGCCGCGGCGACTCGACACGTGGGTCGGGCCCGCGGACGCGACGTTCTCTACGCCAGCAGACGTGTCCGCCGCGGTCGCGGACGGCCGCCTCACCGACGCCGGCGAGGTCGCGATCGGCGACGTCGTTGTCCACCGCGTCGTCGTGCCGGGGATCGCGGGCGAACTCGCGAGGACGCCCGGCGACACCACCGAGGCGTTCTTCGGGCTGGCCGGGACCGAGAGCGGGGACCCGTACGCGCTGAACGTCACCCAGCGCGACCCCGGCGCGAACGAGGATCCGTACCGGCTCCGGCTGAACGACACGACAGCCAACGTTGTCGCCGACGCGACAAACGACACGTACTTCGTGATCTACCGGAGCGACGCCCCCGACGCCGTCCCGTGGAACGGTTCCGCCGCGACCGGCCCGCCCGACCCGAACGCACCCGCCGCCGGCGACTCGCTGTCGGCGGCGTTCACCGTCCACCCCGACGGTCCGTTTGCCGACCTCGAACGGACGGGGCGGCGCGTCGCCGGGACGCACTCGCTCGTCTCAGCACGGATCGGCGCCGACGGCCCGGTCGTGGTCACAAACGCCACGAACCAGTCGATTTCGGGACAGACCACCCTCGCGCCGGGATCGGAGTTCGACCTCCGGATCCGCTCGGCCAACGGGACTGACCCGCAGTTCCTGAAGTCGGTACGGGCGATCGTCGGCCCCGACGGCCGCTGGAACGCCAGCGTGGACTTCGACGGTCAGCGCGTCGGCGAGACGTTCACCGTGCGGTCGGCCGCCGACACCGTCGACCCCGCGGACGAACTCGCAGTCGACGGCGAGATCCGGGCGGACCTCCCGACGAACACGTCGACGGCGACACCGGAACCGACCACGACTGCCGGCGGTGGATCCGGTGGCGGCGGTGGCGGTGGGGACGACGACGCCGGCCGCGACCGGGAGACGCCGTCCCCGGAGCCGACGGCCGCTGCGACGTCGACACCGTCGCCGGACTCCGTGTTCGACTCCGCACAGCAGTTCCTCGGCGAGATGGTCGGCACGACCGTCGACGACACGGACGCCGAGTCGATCCGCGAACGGCTGTTCGACTTCGACGTTGCCGTCCCGGCGCTGGCGCTGACGGCCGTCGTGGTCTACGTCACACGGCGGGGGTGACTCCACGGCAGCCCCGAAAGCGACGGGCGCGGAGGCGTTCGGTCCGTCGTAACGCCTAAGAACCGAAGAACCGTTCTATTCGATAATGAATTCGAACGTGTACTCGGATCCCGCCGGCCCACCCGGCACGGAACGGAGGTGGTTCCGTGGGCGTTGAGATCAAGGAATCGACCGTTTCCGACGCGGAGTTCGAGGAGATGAAGCGGTTCGTTCGCGACTACCTCGCCGCCAGCGTCGAAAGCGAGGCGGACGGCGGCCGGATGCGGTGGTACCCCTGGCACAGCGCGGAGTACCGCTTCAACCACATCCTGAACGTCGTCGACCTCGCGACCGAGATCGCCGAACGCGAGGGCGCCGACACCGACGCGGTGCGCGTCGCCGCGCTCTTCCACGACATCTCGAAGCTGGAGGCCGACCAGGAGGTCCACGCCGAGGAGGGCGCCCGCGTCGCCCGCGAGTACCTGAACAGCCACGGCGAGTTCCCCGCGTCGTTCATCGAGCAGGTGTGTCAGATCGTCGCGGACCACTCCTATCAGGGGTCCCTCGAGGACGTCTCCCTGGAGACACAGAGCCTGATCGAGGCCGACATCCTCGACAAGGTCGGCGCCAACGGGACGGCCCTGATGTTGCTCCGGATGGGCTATGAGTCCCGGACGCACATGGACGCCGCGGAGATGATCGAACGGGTGCTCGAACGCGGCCGCGACGCCGCCGACCGGATCGAGTCCGACACCGCCGAGACCATCGTCCACAAGCGGCTCA
Proteins encoded in this region:
- a CDS encoding HD domain-containing protein produces the protein MGVEIKESTVSDAEFEEMKRFVRDYLAASVESEADGGRMRWYPWHSAEYRFNHILNVVDLATEIAEREGADTDAVRVAALFHDISKLEADQEVHAEEGARVAREYLNSHGEFPASFIEQVCQIVADHSYQGSLEDVSLETQSLIEADILDKVGANGTALMLLRMGYESRTHMDAAEMIERVLERGRDAADRIESDTAETIVHKRLKRVRWFREWLESEVVEMDHAGELDEGVGN
- a CDS encoding ABC transporter ATP-binding protein; the encoded protein is MRSPPNGPGAGSAAGPDPAPDPAAADPVVSLDGVTKTYQLGGTVTALDDVSVSLDAGSYTAVMGPSGSGKSTLLNLIGGLDTADTGTVRVDGVDLGSVSESQRAAKRGTAIGFVFQTFNLMPRLTAVENVALPLVFDGWTRSERLERARQMLDDVGLGDRHDHKPAELSGGQRQRVAIARALAPNPSLLLADEPTGNVDTDTGAAIMRLLADIHDRGNTILLVSHARRIAEHAERIVHVRDGRLERVETVGRRRPHGSDDGGTGSESRVAGGRTAGTDGSE
- a CDS encoding BGTF surface domain-containing protein; protein product: MIEIPFSEDVSKAGGASGDLTLGANLTVTVDGENVTDRYVLDADGAADGQVVVTSATAVDPGATVAVTVDAVNDSADTETIAPGTVDAAVTDATVAEGDDADAYENETVTFVAAEPNRAFDASNDSGALVFTGRTGAGSQVFAFDTAARNWSGGYAIESTDSGGGVAATTGVTVRDLGLAVDVTDRNVTTTRGIDARVSAVESGRPVEATLVAADGAVVDRRNLTTGGNGDVTAEFGGDPLVEAGPGNYTVNVTDGATATAVGSGRIRVVDPDERTATFDTSVVTEHAGDVATFDLELRYADVATVTVGSPEVGFRANVTVEDRDDDGTVRLRFNAAAAADATTLPDDGGDVFATTTDGNASREADAVVAADIDDSHAASGSLDPGDYGLTVRPGADASETGTGVGTLVVREPSPRRLDTWVGPADATFSTPADVSAAVADGRLTDAGEVAIGDVVVHRVVVPGIAGELARTPGDTTEAFFGLAGTESGDPYALNVTQRDPGANEDPYRLRLNDTTANVVADATNDTYFVIYRSDAPDAVPWNGSAATGPPDPNAPAAGDSLSAAFTVHPDGPFADLERTGRRVAGTHSLVSARIGADGPVVVTNATNQSISGQTTLAPGSEFDLRIRSANGTDPQFLKSVRAIVGPDGRWNASVDFDGQRVGETFTVRSAADTVDPADELAVDGEIRADLPTNTSTATPEPTTTAGGGSGGGGGGGDDDAGRDRETPSPEPTAAATSTPSPDSVFDSAQQFLGEMVGTTVDDTDAESIRERLFDFDVAVPALALTAVVVYVTRRG
- a CDS encoding ABC transporter permease translates to MDPSEALRIATRSIRAHRLRSGLTVVGMVIGIASVVAFATFGASVQAAVIGDIGETNANNVFVTPASVEDDSPGGEELAATRPVFTEIDVERLREAPGVDAVIPQGLVGLSSVTYGNQTVAQRQATATVPATFTPADTVAGRGFESGASEAVLNEAAARSFERNVTVGSTLQLTLASGDTRNVTVVGIVSGTRGGFLSGFGDEQPRIYLPVDPFYSTVVESPSVGADVRVYPQLTVVAEPDAVPAVKDRTEAYLTGGSDAAQLLAEGVEIRVQTSEDVVGAIQDVISQITRFVTGIAVISLVVAAIGIANITLVSVTERTKEIGIMKAVGATNRDTMQLFLTESVLLGTLGAVLGVPVGLAVALGATRFADVGFTPAVDWIGFAVVVGIGVGIVAGLYPAWRASKVDPIDALRYK